In one window of Leptospira sp. WS92.C1 DNA:
- the thrB gene encoding homoserine kinase, translating into MTSIRQYSIRVPGTSANLGPGFDLFGLAFKVYNDFQFQFHPGEEFKISVKGKEILPFASDEDLVIFSYRSYFQKFLPEKKPVAYSLIMDLNLPMKGGLGSSASAAVAGVSAARFAHKTFFPQISLPKENEFLYHLAQIEGHPDNTIPAYMGGFVFAYFNENRLEFVKKKFPKRVRCFLIVPSLETSTHQSRKALPSSYSTEDVIFNMSRVVTWMEFLDSGKIELLKLALEDRVHTPYRMHPEFELNPFLAEVSKHLVGYSLSGSGPSVLLFCERKKSIRVEKILREKLTAFAERTHFDCQILALKVEEDGVRESIKEIKVF; encoded by the coding sequence ATGACATCGATTCGACAGTATTCCATTCGAGTTCCGGGAACTTCTGCCAATTTGGGGCCTGGTTTTGATCTGTTTGGTCTTGCGTTTAAAGTTTATAACGATTTCCAATTTCAATTTCATCCCGGTGAGGAGTTCAAAATTTCCGTGAAGGGAAAAGAAATTCTTCCATTTGCTTCTGATGAGGATCTTGTAATTTTTTCGTATCGTTCCTATTTTCAAAAATTTTTACCGGAAAAAAAACCCGTTGCCTATTCGCTGATCATGGATCTAAATCTTCCGATGAAAGGAGGCCTTGGTTCCAGCGCGAGCGCCGCGGTGGCTGGGGTTTCCGCCGCGAGATTTGCTCATAAAACGTTTTTTCCTCAGATTTCTCTTCCAAAAGAAAACGAATTTCTCTATCATCTCGCTCAAATTGAAGGACATCCTGACAATACGATCCCGGCGTATATGGGAGGATTTGTATTTGCCTATTTTAACGAAAATCGATTGGAATTTGTAAAAAAGAAATTTCCAAAGAGGGTGCGTTGTTTTTTGATCGTGCCTTCTTTAGAGACATCCACTCATCAATCTCGGAAAGCGCTTCCCTCGAGTTATTCTACAGAGGACGTGATCTTTAATATGAGCAGGGTGGTGACTTGGATGGAATTTTTGGATTCCGGTAAAATAGAGCTTCTAAAATTGGCCTTGGAAGATCGGGTTCACACCCCGTATCGTATGCATCCCGAGTTTGAGTTGAACCCCTTTTTGGCGGAGGTTTCCAAACATCTCGTCGGTTATTCTTTATCCGGTAGCGGACCTTCCGTTCTTTTATTCTGTGAAAGAAAAAAGTCAATCCGAGTAGAAAAGATTCTTAGAGAAAAATTGACGGCGTTTGCGGAACGAACTCATTTTGATTGCCAGATTCTTGCGCTCAAGGTGGAAGAAGACGGGGTCCGCGAATCGATTAAGGAAATTAAGGTTTTTTAA